AAGAGAGAGCTTACCAGTGCGGAAGATGTAGGAGAAGACAGGGTTCTTGAAACATATGTCCTCAGCAGCAAGAACCCATCGAGCCAGCTCTGGatccaaagaaagaagaagacccTTGAACCCTCCCCACATTACTGGATCATCTAAACTAATTACAAGAGAAAAAAACGAAATAGCTCAACATTGAGATGACaagaaggaaagaaagagattattatttcaaaaaaggTTTAAAAATTTTTGAACTAACGTGGACATGTGATTACTAACAGTGATGAGAGGGACACCGGGTGGTCGTGAACGGACAAGAGTCAAAAGAGTATCTGCATTGTGAACTGTGGTTTTGTTGCAAAG
The sequence above is drawn from the Brassica oleracea var. oleracea cultivar TO1000 unplaced genomic scaffold, BOL UnpScaffold06241, whole genome shotgun sequence genome and encodes:
- the LOC106322086 gene encoding N-acylphosphatidylethanolamine synthase-like; protein product: MGRIMEWAARSDHLGGIPRKAVITAVGAFARAVANLCNKTTVHNADTLLTLVRSRPPGVPLITVSNHMSTLDDPVMWGGFKGLLLSLDPELARWVLAAEDICFKNPVFSYIFRT